TGAGCATCCTCATGGGACTGGTCAGCAACTATCCTTTGGCCCTGGCTTCGGGTATGGGCTTGAACGCGTTTTTGGCTTACGGCGTGATCATCGGCATGAAAGTGCCTTGGCCGACAGCCATGGGCATCATCTTTATTGAAGGAGCCATCATCACCCTCTTGGTTTTGACCAATGTCCGTAATCAGGTGATGAACGCGATTCCCTTGGATCTGAAACGGGGCATTGGCGTGGGCATCGGCCTGTTAATTACCGTGATCGGCCTGGAGAATGCCAAGTTGATTGTTTCCAGTCCGGCGACGCTTATCACTTTCGGCAAAATCGGTCCCGAAAGCCTGATTGCCTTGGCGGGAATTTTGCTCAGCGCCTGGTTAATGGCCAAAAAAATCAAGGGCTCTTTTTTGCTGGGCATCATTTGTTGTACGGTACTGGCAGTGCTGGCCGGCCTGGTTGCCCTACCCAAGGTGTGGGTGGCCGGGATAAGGCCCGAATATTTTAAAACCATATTCGCCCTAGATATCCCGGGTGCCCTGCGCCTGGGACTGCTGACCACAATTTTCGCTTTTTTGATCACTGACTTTTTTGATACCATGGGCACGGTCGTGGCGGTAGGTGAACAAGGTGGCTTTATGGACAAAGACGGACAAATCCCGCGTTTGAAAAATATTCTGCTGGTCGATTCGTTGGGGGCTGTCGGCGGCGGTTTGTTGGGTTGCAGTTCGGTGACAACTTACGTTGAAAGCGCCGCCGGAGTCGCCGAAGGCGGTCGCACCGGCCTGACTTCGGTGGTTACCGGAAGCCTTTTTCTGCTGGCGGTTTTTTTCACGCCTATCGTGGCCATCGTTCCCAGTTACGCTACGGCGCCGGCCCTGATCCTGGTCGGTTTTCTGCTGATATCCGGTGTGCGCTCCATCTGTTGGGATGATATCAGCACTGCGCTGCCCGTATTTTTAACCATCACCATGATCCCTTTCACCTTCAGTATCGCCAAGGGGATCGGGTACGGCCTCATCTCCTTCGTGATGCTGAAGCTGCTGACCGGGAAATGGAAGGAAATTCATCCGCTGCTGGCCTTGGTGGCCCTGCTTTTTGCCATTGATTTTTACATTTCCTGAGTTAATTGCCCGGCAGGTTATAAATAAAAAAAGACTTGACAATACATACAATTGAATATATATTTATATATGTGAGGTGCGAGGTGAGCCGTCCAAAAGTTATTTTCACCCTTGATCAGGATATCATCGATGAACTCAATACCGTTTCCGTTGAACTCAAGGAAAAGAAGAGCCATATCGTGGAAAAAGCCCTGATGCTCTATTTCGATATTCTGGACATCAAGATCGCCGATAAAAGGATGAACGACGTCAAGAAGGGTAAGTCCAAGCTGATCCCCGCCAAAGACGTTTACGAAGAACTCGGCTTGTGAGATACAGCGTTTTTTATGAAGAGCGAGCCGCAAAGGAACTAGCCAAGATAGACAGGCCCTACCAACTGCTGATTAAAAAGAAAATCGAGCAGCTGGCGACTGATTTCGAATCCATGTCCGGGAACCTGAAACCGCTAAAGGGAAAATATGATTATTTCCGGTTGCGGGTCGGCAGTTACCGCGTGATATTCCATAAGGACGCCAAGAAAATCATGATCACCATTGTCCGCATTGGCCATCGCCGGGAAGTTTACAAAGATTTATAAATTCCGGCAGTCAAGGTAAATCTTATTCATAACCGCTGCTTTTGCTTTACCCGCGCCCTAAAATATCTCTTTCTCGATCGCACCTCAGAATCGATCCTGGCGCGTCCTTTTCCAAATGCCTGGCTGTAGAAACCAATTCCTCAAAAAACCTATATTTTTACTATCTCAAAATCACTTTCAGTAAAGTGGTATTATTTGTCAAAACCACCTCACTTAAACCTCCATCATGTCACCCAAACTTCATGACGGACAAGGATGAATCTGCCATTTTCATCTTGGCGGAAATAGTAGGTGTTCCCACTGATGCCACTCTCAGATGTATTGAATGAGTATTCATCTGTTTTTGGATTGAAACTGATGGAACGAATCAATTCCATATTGATGGATAGTTGGTCCAGATACTTCTCTTGCATTTCGTAGGTTTTACCTTCAATCGCTTCCAGCAGGCTCCGCGCTTTTGAATATGAAATCTCGTTGTTTATTTGGATGTCGAGTATCCGGTCTTTGATAGGGAAACGTCTGCACACTTCGAATTGGTGATAGCGGTCATCGAGGATCGTGAACCAGCAATCTATTTTGTATTTTATCTTTTCTTTATCAAACAAGCCATGCAGCCATTTCCGGTTGAATATTTTGACGACCCGCTTAATGATGTAATCTCCAATGATTTCTGGTTCGAAGATGACCCTGGCTCCCCGATAAATCGGATAGTTAGGTTCTTCTTCTGGAGAGGCAATGATGATCTTTTTTATTCCCTGCGTCGAATAGTTTTTTGCGATTTCAAGGATGAATTTGATATCATTTTTTGAATAACATCCATTTGTCTTAGATATGATTTCAACATCTTGACCAGACACATTGATTGCAGCCAATATAGCAAATATAAAAGCCGGTGTTTTTTTCATCTTGAAAATAATTTTATCATGTACTCATGTTGTTTTAAATGGGGAACTATATTAACTAATAGGAAAATCAATTTCCCTAAAGGAATATAGGTGCTAGGTCCTGAAGTCAAATTTCGGGATAAATTTTTTTGTATTCCCGATCGAAGTCGCTTTTCCCGCAAAGCATCATGGCGCTGAGCGGCATGAGGGTTTTGACTTTTTCAGCCAGCTGGTGGGCCAAATGGCGGATATCCCATTGGGCGTGCTCGTCGTCGCGCAGGCGTACGAAATGATACATTTCCCGCAGATTCATCTTCATCAGGATGCAACGGCAATGGGAATTGGTCAGAATGTAGTCGGCAGCCGGACCGTATGCCGCTTTTATTTTTAAATAGGCGCTGTTGGTCAGGTCGATGATGCGCTTGAATTCCTTAGCCAGCCCAGCGTCGGTTACGCTTTTTGGCACGACATTGCCGAATTCCGGCCGGTAGTCGCCTACGATCAGCGTCGCCAGGCGGTGGCGTTTAAGCTGGGCGAAATTGGCGGCGCTGATCAGCGCTTGAAAGGAGATCTCGGCCATCTCAAATTCCCGCGGCGGCGCATCGAAAAACTGGATCTTGCCGAAAAAATCCCTGAACATGGCTTTTTTTTTCGTGAAGCTCGTCTGGCGCATAATCCCCATGGCCTGGGGGAACGAAATATTTTTAGTGCTGCTCATGAAAGAAGCCAGGACGAGGTCGTCGCTGTTTTCGCTGCAGGAAACGATCTCGGCTTCGCCGGGCGCGTTCAGGGGAGCGGCGAGGGGGATGTCCGGCCAATGTTTTTCAAGGGCCAGGTTCGCTTCCCGGTCAAACCGGGACGGCTCCGGGAACAGGATAATCGATGGGGCGATGGGCATGACCAGGGCGTGCATTTTTTTGGCGAGCTTGCGCACTTCGTTCCTGGCGCTGCAGTTGCAGCGGCGAAAAAGATGCTCCAGATTGCGGGCGTTGATCGTCATGCCCACCTGCCCCTGGGTGGCCAGGGAGAGGATATAGCGGGCATCTTCCTTGGCTTTGCCTTCCAGGAGTTTTCGCTCGGAGGAGCTTTCCCCGGCCCGGGCGTATTGTTTCTGCCAATGGGCGCACAGGGCGGAGAAAGCCTTGGCATAGAACTGGTTCTGCAGCAGAATGGTCCTTTGGAACAGTTTTTTCAACGCCGGCTCTTTGATCTCGTCGGGGAGAATGTAATCTCCGCTGAGGGTGACGTAGCGCTGCGATTTTTCGGTGTAGGAAACCAGGCGGAATCTTTCGATTTCCTCAAGGGCCAGGCGGGAAATTCCCATGATATCAAAATTAAAAACCGCATGTTCGGCCACCGAATGGTGCCCCATGGCGAATATGATCTTCTGGTTTGATTTTCTGGCTTTCTCGACGTCCTGGCAAGCCTTTTTCCTGAGCTGGTCGATAGGCAGGGGACTGCGGCTGATCCTGGCATAGGCGGCACTGAGGGTTTCCGGGGTCATGGTAGCGCGGCCGGCGCGGTTAAGGCGCTTCAGCATGGCGCTGTCTACGTTGAAACCGGCCAATTTAACCCGCAATGTCTCCTCCCGAACGGTTTAAAACAACATTGAATTCTTACTATAATTTCAAGTCGGCGATTCGCTTCAATACTTCCTGGGCGCTCTCATCGACCGATTGGTTGTTCCAGATATCGATGGCGGGGATCTGATCGGCCTGGACGATCTGGTCGTACAGCTTGTCCATCGGCCCGTAATGGACATGCTCGTGGTCGCGCAACCCGCTCTTGGGGATTCTCTTTTCCAGCTCTTTGCCATCGATGCGCACCCGGAATATCACGGCATACGAGCCGATCCAGAAGCGGTAGAGGGTTTCCAGCAGCCGGTTGTTTTCTTCCATTTGGTTGTTTGCTTTTTTCTCGCTCAGGAATTTTTTCCACTTCAGCCAGTGATCCAGCAGTGAGCAATCGCAGAGAAGGTAATCGGGCTGGTTCAGCGAGCGGATATTTTCTTCATTTATTTGATTGCTGATGAAAAAAAACTGGCTGATGAAGCCGGCCTTCTGATCGAAATCGAACGGGCTGCTCAAGCGGAGGTCGGGGACGTCCTCGACCCTGGATTTCAGCGAAAGTATTTTCCTGACTTCCGTCAATATCGATGTCTTGCCGCTGCCCGGGATTCCAGAAAAGGCGATCTTGTGCATTACTTGATTTTAGGCAAGATCGCGCTGAAAGTCAAATTTACTTTTTCGCTAAACTTTGTTATGATTCAGTTTATGAAATTCAAGAATGAAAAAACGGCCACTGAAAAAATCATCCCATGACCAACCACGAGATCGCCAGGATTTTTGACAAAACGGCTTTTTTCCTGTCGCTGCAGGATGAAAGTGACGCCAAAATCGCCGTTTATGCCCGGGCCGCCAAGAACATCAATGACTACCCGGCCGCCATCGAGGACATGCTTCTGGCCGGAGAAGATTTGATGAAAATCGAGGGCGTCGGCAAGATTCTGGCGCAGCAGCTGGAGGATCTGGTCATCATCGGCTCCCTGCACATCCTGGAAGACATGCTTAAAAAATTTCCCGGGAGCTTGTACGAGCTGGCGCAGATCAAGGGCATCGGCCCGAAAACCATCCTGAAAATTTTTTCCCATCACCAAATAAAATCCTTGGCCGAATTGAAATTATTTTTACGCAGCGGGGAAAGCTTGGCAATCGCCGCCCCGGCCATGAGCAAGATTCAGGAATTTTTCGAAAGATGAAAATCGTCCTGGCTTCGGCCTCGCCCCGGCGCCAAGAACTTCTGAAGCTGATCGGCTTGAACCCGGAAATTATCATCCCGAATGTCGATGAAATCATCCGCCCGGGCGAAACTCCGGCGCTTTTTCTGGAGCGGGTGGCCATTGCCAAGGGGATCGACGTCTATCGGAAGAAATTTTATTCTCACCTGCTGATCAGCGCCGACACGGTCGTGCTGCTGAACAATGCCCTGATCGGCAAACCGGTCGATCGCAGCGACGCTTTTAGGATGTTGCGGCAATTGTCCGGGCAGCGGCACGACGTGCTGACCGGAGTTTCGCTGATGCATCAGGGCGAAACCCGTTTTGAAATTTCCCGCACCGCCGTCTATTTCAAGGAACTTGCCGATAGCGAGATCGATTTCTATCTGGAGCGCGAGAGTTACTTGGATAAGGCCGGTGCCTATGCCATCCAGGGTCGGGCCGCCATTTTTGTCGAACGGATCGAAGGTTGCTATTTTAACGTCATGGGTTTTCCCTTGAACCTGTTCTACCGCATGGTGAAAGACAGGGGCTTGAATCTGTATGAGTGAAGCGAGCGGGCGGGGACTCGGCAAGGATGTGACGTTGGGGGCCACCGGCTTGCGGGTCCGGCGCATGGGCATGGGGGGGATCCCCATTCAGCGCCTGACTTTGGCGCAGTCGGACCGGCTTCTGGGAAATGCCGTCGGCGCCGGGATCAATTTTTTTGACACGGCGCGCATCTATACCGATAGTGAAAGCAAGATGGGACGGATCCTTTCCCGCCATCGCAGCCAGGTCGTCATCGCCAGCAAATCCTTCAGCCGCGACGCGGCAAAAATGTTGCAGGATATCGAAGCCAGCTTGAGGCATTTGCGGACCGATTATATCGATCTGTACCAATGTCACAATATCGCCAGTGAAGGCGATCTCGCCAAAGCCCTCGCCGACGACGGGGCGGTGGCCGGGCTGGTCAAGGCCAGGGAGCAGGGCAAGATCCGCCATATCGGCCTCTCCGGGCACAAACCGCGGATCGTCAAGCTGGCCCTGGCCCAGTTCCCCTTCGCGACCATCCAGATCCCTAGTAATTTCATTGAAACCGATGCCCTGGCCGACCTGGTCCCTCTGGCCAGGCAACGGCAGATCGGGGTGATCGCCATGAAGCCGATCGGCGGCGGCAACATCCGCGAGATCCAGCTGAACTTCCGCTTTATCTTCAACCAGGGCATTGACGTGGCTATCCCGGGCATGGATTCCGAAAAGCAGGTTGCCGAAAATGTGGCCGCCCTGGAAAACATTTCGCCGCCAAGCGTAGAGGAAACCGTCCGCCTGCAGAAGGAGAAGGACCGCCTGGGCGACCGCTTTTGCCGGCGTTGCGAATACTGCATGCCCTGTCCGCAAGGTTTGCCGATCGCGTTTTTGCATGTCTTGAAAAACTATTACTTTTTATACGATCTGCGCGATTGGGTCTGGGAGCGGATCGACGCGCTGGCCAAAACCTACAAGGACTGCGTGGCTTGCGGCGAATGCGTCGCCAAGTGCCCCTACCATCTGCCTAGCCCAGAGATCTTCCGCGCTACCTGGGAAAAAATGCTGGCCGACAAAGCGGCGGATGATCGGCAAACAAAAAAGATCTGAAACTTCCAGGCGGTGGACCGGCAGGTTTTTTCTTTACAGGGCCGTCCGGCTGTGCTACAGTCGCCGGGCGGAGGTCCCATGCCAAGGAATTCGCAAAAATTGCTCTGGAAACCAGGCACCATGCTATACCCTTTGCCCGTGGTGCTGGTCAGCTGCGGCGAGTACGGCGGGGCGCACAACATCATCACCATCGGCTGGACCGGTGTCGTTTGTTCCGACCCGGCCATGTGTTCGATTTCCATCCGTCCGGAACGCTTTTCATACCGCATCATCCGTGCCCGCGGTGAATTCGCCATCAACCTGACCACGGCCGCCCTGGCCAGGGCCGTTGACTGGTGCGGGGTAAAAAGCGGCCGCGAGTTCGACAAGTTCAAGGAGATGAAACTCACGCCCCTGCCGGCGAAATTCATCGGCGCCCCGCTCATCGGCGAATCGCCGGTGAACCTGGAATGCCGGGTGAAGGAAATCCGCGAACTGGGCAGCCACCATATGTTCGTCGCTGAAATTTTGGCGGTTCATGCCGATCCCGG
This genomic window from Candidatus Aminicenantes bacterium contains:
- a CDS encoding NCS2 family permease; this translates as SILMGLVSNYPLALASGMGLNAFLAYGVIIGMKVPWPTAMGIIFIEGAIITLLVLTNVRNQVMNAIPLDLKRGIGVGIGLLITVIGLENAKLIVSSPATLITFGKIGPESLIALAGILLSAWLMAKKIKGSFLLGIICCTVLAVLAGLVALPKVWVAGIRPEYFKTIFALDIPGALRLGLLTTIFAFLITDFFDTMGTVVAVGEQGGFMDKDGQIPRLKNILLVDSLGAVGGGLLGCSSVTTYVESAAGVAEGGRTGLTSVVTGSLFLLAVFFTPIVAIVPSYATAPALILVGFLLISGVRSICWDDISTALPVFLTITMIPFTFSIAKGIGYGLISFVMLKLLTGKWKEIHPLLALVALLFAIDFYIS
- a CDS encoding type II toxin-antitoxin system RelE/ParE family toxin, which gives rise to MRYSVFYEERAAKELAKIDRPYQLLIKKKIEQLATDFESMSGNLKPLKGKYDYFRLRVGSYRVIFHKDAKKIMITIVRIGHRREVYKDL
- the thyX gene encoding FAD-dependent thymidylate synthase yields the protein MRVKLAGFNVDSAMLKRLNRAGRATMTPETLSAAYARISRSPLPIDQLRKKACQDVEKARKSNQKIIFAMGHHSVAEHAVFNFDIMGISRLALEEIERFRLVSYTEKSQRYVTLSGDYILPDEIKEPALKKLFQRTILLQNQFYAKAFSALCAHWQKQYARAGESSSERKLLEGKAKEDARYILSLATQGQVGMTINARNLEHLFRRCNCSARNEVRKLAKKMHALVMPIAPSIILFPEPSRFDREANLALEKHWPDIPLAAPLNAPGEAEIVSCSENSDDLVLASFMSSTKNISFPQAMGIMRQTSFTKKKAMFRDFFGKIQFFDAPPREFEMAEISFQALISAANFAQLKRHRLATLIVGDYRPEFGNVVPKSVTDAGLAKEFKRIIDLTNSAYLKIKAAYGPAADYILTNSHCRCILMKMNLREMYHFVRLRDDEHAQWDIRHLAHQLAEKVKTLMPLSAMMLCGKSDFDREYKKIYPEI
- a CDS encoding helix-hairpin-helix domain-containing protein, with protein sequence MTNHEIARIFDKTAFFLSLQDESDAKIAVYARAAKNINDYPAAIEDMLLAGEDLMKIEGVGKILAQQLEDLVIIGSLHILEDMLKKFPGSLYELAQIKGIGPKTILKIFSHHQIKSLAELKLFLRSGESLAIAAPAMSKIQEFFER
- a CDS encoding Maf family protein; amino-acid sequence: MKIVLASASPRRQELLKLIGLNPEIIIPNVDEIIRPGETPALFLERVAIAKGIDVYRKKFYSHLLISADTVVLLNNALIGKPVDRSDAFRMLRQLSGQRHDVLTGVSLMHQGETRFEISRTAVYFKELADSEIDFYLERESYLDKAGAYAIQGRAAIFVERIEGCYFNVMGFPLNLFYRMVKDRGLNLYE
- a CDS encoding aldo/keto reductase; the protein is MSEASGRGLGKDVTLGATGLRVRRMGMGGIPIQRLTLAQSDRLLGNAVGAGINFFDTARIYTDSESKMGRILSRHRSQVVIASKSFSRDAAKMLQDIEASLRHLRTDYIDLYQCHNIASEGDLAKALADDGAVAGLVKAREQGKIRHIGLSGHKPRIVKLALAQFPFATIQIPSNFIETDALADLVPLARQRQIGVIAMKPIGGGNIREIQLNFRFIFNQGIDVAIPGMDSEKQVAENVAALENISPPSVEETVRLQKEKDRLGDRFCRRCEYCMPCPQGLPIAFLHVLKNYYFLYDLRDWVWERIDALAKTYKDCVACGECVAKCPYHLPSPEIFRATWEKMLADKAADDRQTKKI
- a CDS encoding flavin reductase family protein, whose amino-acid sequence is MPRNSQKLLWKPGTMLYPLPVVLVSCGEYGGAHNIITIGWTGVVCSDPAMCSISIRPERFSYRIIRARGEFAINLTTAALARAVDWCGVKSGREFDKFKEMKLTPLPAKFIGAPLIGESPVNLECRVKEIRELGSHHMFVAEILAVHADPGYFNPRNGFFDLAAAEPLCYCHGHYYRLGRHIGKFGFSVEQKKKRRLPHKKQAQ